A single region of the Gemmatimonadota bacterium genome encodes:
- a CDS encoding zinc-binding dehydrogenase, producing MPRTMRAAVFEKCGGPEEIVVRRVPVPDPGPGQVRIRVSASAMNHLDLWMRRGLPQLEIPMPHIGGSDIAGRVDALGPHVGGIAPGTRVVVDPSLDYGWYTRRNRGTSISDSNFGIIGEHTQGGFAEFCVAPAANLLEIPPNFDDTVAAAASLTFVTAWRALVTKAALRPGERVLITGASGGVGTAAVAIAAKVGASVFALSSGERNAEALRELGAHTVYDRTETPDFAGEVWRDTGKEGVDVVYDTVGEPIWEQCVRSLGRCGRLVTSGTTGGGWARTNLRAIFWKQLTVMGSTMGTPDEYRSVMRLVFDGDISPVIDRVLPLGEARRAHEILEAGEHFGKLVLVPRLRSEG from the coding sequence GTGCCAAGAACCATGCGCGCTGCGGTTTTCGAGAAATGCGGCGGTCCGGAAGAGATCGTCGTTCGTCGTGTCCCGGTCCCCGATCCCGGACCGGGCCAGGTGAGAATAAGGGTGAGCGCTTCGGCCATGAACCATCTCGACCTATGGATGCGACGCGGGCTGCCTCAGCTCGAGATTCCCATGCCTCACATCGGAGGGTCGGACATCGCGGGCCGGGTGGACGCTTTGGGACCGCACGTCGGCGGCATCGCTCCGGGGACGCGGGTGGTGGTCGATCCTTCGCTCGACTACGGATGGTACACCCGCAGGAACCGGGGCACATCCATCTCCGACTCGAATTTTGGGATCATCGGCGAGCACACCCAAGGGGGGTTCGCCGAGTTCTGCGTCGCTCCGGCGGCGAACCTTCTGGAAATCCCTCCGAATTTCGACGATACCGTGGCCGCCGCCGCGAGTCTGACTTTCGTGACGGCGTGGCGGGCGCTCGTCACCAAGGCCGCCCTACGTCCGGGAGAAAGAGTACTGATCACGGGCGCATCGGGTGGAGTCGGGACCGCTGCGGTCGCCATAGCTGCCAAAGTCGGCGCCAGCGTCTTCGCGCTGTCCAGCGGAGAACGGAATGCGGAGGCGCTGCGCGAACTGGGTGCGCATACGGTCTACGACCGCACGGAGACACCGGACTTCGCGGGTGAGGTATGGCGCGACACCGGCAAGGAAGGAGTCGACGTGGTCTACGACACGGTGGGCGAACCGATCTGGGAACAGTGCGTCCGGTCCCTGGGCAGGTGCGGACGCCTCGTCACCTCCGGAACCACAGGCGGAGGCTGGGCCAGAACGAACCTGAGGGCCATCTTCTGGAAGCAGCTCACCGTCATGGGAAGCACGATGGGGACTCCCGACGAATACCGCTCGGTCATGCGACTCGTATTCGACGGAGACATCTCTCCCGTCATCGACCGCGTTCTTCCGCTCGGCGAAGCTCGTAGGGCTCACGAGATTCTCGAGGCCGGGGAGCACTTCGGCAAGCTCGTTCTGGTACCTCGCCTGCGGAGCGAGGGCTAG
- a CDS encoding prolyl oligopeptidase family serine peptidase, with amino-acid sequence MNTRPFLPAPIILVLLGLPGSTTGDELSAQQLPTLTPDDYGQWERLGRATLSPDGLWLAVQVSRVNEENELRIRRTDSDSLVAVSFGTNATFSADGRWLAYTVGVSPDERERMAERDETPKTGLGLMDLIAGTVESMEAVASFTFSDDGRFLALKRIGSERDVGSNAMVRDMSSGSTITFGNVGDLAWQDDGHLLAMEVDAVDDLGNGIRLYDAGSGRLSMLDAEDAAYTGLRWREDAADLAVLRVHPDEAWEDTAHMVLAWRGLDRSEPEVFELDVEAPSAAGTRVAEYRPIGWSDDGDRIFVGLQERVPAEETEEEETEEEEDVAEVGSEEDEEDPPGVEIWHSLDLDPVPQQRVRENQLRRRTHMGSWNLESGDFLALGGDHADQVRVIAGGAQLLAQDETPYDYDARFNQQRHDLYLVNTATGETSLVHEALATGASASPDGDYLLWFEGEDYWTYEIASGERRNVTAELPGTFVNLDVTPSREQMPSFGQGGWTDGDEEVLLFDEFDVWLVSADGSGGRRLTRGAEESVRHRPVRLDPEAEAWDPGEPLYFSLSGLWTKQSGFARLGDLDDDSPEVLLLEDASVGFLVKASDSDVFVHTRQRWEDSPDLFVTDADLDEARQVTRTNPFQTDYAWGRAELIDYENEWGRPLQGALIYPADYEPGRTYPLIVYHYEILSTSLHRYVAPDPENYYNTQVWSQEGYFVLMPDIVYRDRRPGQSNVETIRPAVVAALEAAPIDEERMGLIGHSWGGYQTTYFVTQDDLFASAVAGAPLTNLMSMYLSFYWNSGGTDARIFEISQGRMQVPWWEDWDSYHANSPVHHIETLNTPLLIEFGTDDGAVEFNQGVEFYNAARRADKHVVMLVYEGENHGLAQDPNRKDYASRILQWFGHYLKGEPAPDWISKGVPYIEQKDGLKKGRRIIG; translated from the coding sequence ATGAACACCCGTCCGTTCCTTCCCGCGCCGATCATCTTGGTCCTGCTCGGCCTACCCGGTTCCACGACCGGCGACGAGCTCTCCGCCCAACAGCTTCCCACGCTCACCCCAGACGACTACGGGCAATGGGAGCGGCTGGGGCGCGCGACCCTCTCTCCCGACGGCCTCTGGCTCGCCGTACAGGTTTCGCGCGTCAACGAGGAAAACGAGCTTCGGATCCGCCGCACCGACTCCGACTCGCTGGTGGCGGTCTCCTTCGGGACCAATGCCACCTTCAGCGCCGACGGCCGCTGGCTCGCCTACACCGTCGGGGTATCGCCCGACGAGCGCGAACGGATGGCCGAGCGGGACGAAACGCCGAAGACCGGCCTCGGCCTGATGGACTTGATCGCCGGGACGGTGGAGAGCATGGAAGCCGTCGCTTCGTTCACCTTCTCAGACGACGGACGCTTTCTGGCCCTCAAGCGCATCGGAAGCGAGCGCGACGTCGGCAGCAACGCGATGGTCAGAGATATGAGCTCGGGTTCGACCATCACCTTCGGCAACGTGGGCGATCTCGCCTGGCAGGACGACGGCCACCTCCTGGCGATGGAGGTCGACGCCGTGGACGATCTCGGAAACGGGATCAGGCTCTACGATGCCGGCAGCGGACGTCTGTCCATGCTGGACGCCGAGGACGCCGCCTATACCGGGCTTCGCTGGAGGGAGGACGCCGCCGACCTCGCGGTGCTGCGGGTTCACCCCGACGAGGCTTGGGAAGACACGGCCCACATGGTGCTCGCCTGGCGGGGGCTCGACCGGTCCGAGCCGGAGGTGTTCGAGCTCGACGTGGAGGCGCCGTCGGCCGCCGGAACGAGGGTTGCGGAATATCGGCCCATCGGATGGTCCGACGACGGAGACAGGATCTTCGTGGGGTTGCAGGAACGAGTTCCCGCCGAAGAGACCGAAGAAGAAGAGACCGAAGAAGAAGAGGATGTGGCCGAAGTCGGCTCGGAGGAGGACGAAGAAGACCCGCCGGGAGTCGAGATCTGGCACTCGCTGGACCTCGACCCAGTCCCTCAACAGCGGGTACGCGAGAATCAGTTGCGCCGCCGAACTCACATGGGAAGCTGGAATCTCGAATCCGGCGATTTCCTGGCCCTGGGCGGCGACCACGCCGATCAGGTCCGGGTGATAGCCGGAGGCGCTCAGCTCCTGGCACAGGACGAGACCCCCTACGACTACGACGCGCGCTTCAATCAGCAGCGTCACGACCTCTACCTCGTGAACACGGCCACCGGCGAAACCTCGCTCGTCCACGAGGCGCTCGCGACGGGGGCCTCGGCGAGTCCGGACGGCGATTACCTGCTCTGGTTCGAGGGGGAAGACTACTGGACGTACGAGATCGCCAGCGGGGAGAGGCGCAACGTCACCGCCGAGCTTCCGGGAACCTTCGTCAACCTGGACGTGACCCCGAGTCGCGAGCAAATGCCCTCGTTCGGTCAGGGTGGCTGGACCGATGGCGACGAGGAGGTGCTTCTCTTCGACGAGTTCGACGTGTGGCTGGTATCCGCCGACGGCTCCGGCGGCCGACGGCTTACCCGCGGGGCCGAGGAATCCGTCCGGCATCGCCCTGTGCGCCTCGACCCCGAGGCCGAGGCCTGGGATCCCGGCGAGCCGCTCTACTTCTCATTGAGCGGGCTGTGGACCAAGCAGTCGGGATTCGCGCGCCTGGGCGACCTCGACGACGACTCTCCGGAAGTTCTCCTCCTGGAGGACGCCTCGGTCGGCTTTCTCGTCAAGGCGTCGGATTCGGACGTCTTCGTACATACGAGGCAGCGCTGGGAGGACTCGCCCGATCTTTTCGTCACCGACGCCGATCTCGACGAGGCAAGGCAAGTGACTCGCACGAACCCTTTCCAGACCGATTACGCCTGGGGTCGTGCCGAACTCATCGACTACGAGAACGAGTGGGGCCGGCCGCTCCAGGGAGCACTCATCTATCCGGCCGACTACGAACCCGGACGCACGTATCCCCTCATCGTCTACCACTACGAGATCCTCTCGACCAGCCTCCACCGATACGTGGCGCCCGACCCGGAGAACTACTACAACACGCAGGTCTGGAGCCAGGAGGGATATTTCGTGCTGATGCCGGACATCGTCTATCGGGACAGGCGGCCCGGTCAGTCGAACGTCGAGACCATTCGCCCGGCGGTGGTGGCGGCGCTCGAGGCCGCGCCGATCGACGAGGAGAGGATGGGGCTGATCGGCCACTCGTGGGGAGGCTACCAGACCACTTACTTCGTGACGCAGGACGATCTCTTCGCGAGCGCGGTGGCGGGCGCGCCTCTCACCAACCTCATGAGCATGTACCTCTCGTTCTACTGGAACAGCGGCGGGACCGACGCGCGCATTTTCGAGATAAGCCAGGGAAGGATGCAGGTGCCGTGGTGGGAGGACTGGGACTCGTACCACGCGAACTCGCCCGTTCATCACATCGAAACCCTGAACACCCCGCTGCTGATCGAATTCGGGACCGACGACGGCGCCGTGGAGTTCAACCAGGGGGTGGAGTTCTACAACGCCGCGCGGCGGGCTGACAAGCACGTGGTGATGCTGGTCTACGAAGGCGAGAACCACGGTCTGGCGCAGGACCCCAACCGCAAGGACTACGCCTCGCGCATCCTGCAGTGGTTCGGTCACTACCTGAAGGGTGAGCCGGCTCCGGACTGGATCTCCAAGGGCGTGCCCTACATCGAGCAGAAGGACGGCCTGAAGAAGGGGCGCAGGATCATAGGTTAG
- a CDS encoding CoA pyrophosphatase has translation MAIVVRPPGEILLVRRAESPADPWSGDVALPGGRREEIDSSLIGTARRETLEETGLDLRRAAPLGELEPVAPVSKHLPALSVTPFAFEVGAGAAAHPASREIASVHWVSASALADPVARSFHEVRPGQRRRRPSLSPATVLKYPCYRVDGLVIWGLTYRILKGFVEGWRPTGR, from the coding sequence GTGGCGATAGTCGTTCGCCCGCCGGGAGAGATCCTGCTCGTGAGGCGAGCCGAGTCGCCCGCCGATCCCTGGTCGGGAGATGTCGCCCTACCCGGCGGGAGGCGCGAGGAGATCGACTCGTCGCTGATCGGTACGGCCCGGCGCGAGACCTTGGAGGAGACCGGACTCGACCTCCGGAGGGCAGCTCCATTGGGCGAGCTCGAGCCGGTGGCTCCCGTCTCGAAACACCTCCCCGCGCTCAGCGTCACCCCGTTCGCCTTCGAGGTGGGTGCAGGCGCCGCAGCACACCCCGCAAGTCGCGAGATCGCATCGGTGCACTGGGTGTCCGCGAGCGCCCTCGCCGACCCGGTCGCACGTTCCTTTCACGAGGTCAGACCCGGACAGCGCCGAAGGCGACCATCCCTTTCCCCGGCGACCGTCCTCAAGTACCCGTGCTACCGAGTCGACGGACTCGTGATCTGGGGACTGACCTACCGCATCCTCAAGGGCTTCGTCGAGGGTTGGCGGCCCACGGGCCGTTAG
- the gyrA gene encoding DNA gyrase subunit A, which yields MSHGASAGERILTRLLEEEMRESFLDYSMSVIVQRALPDARDGLKPVHRRIVYAMYGLGLLPERPYKKSATVVGDVLGKYHPHGDSAVYDALVRMAQEFSLRIPLIDGQGNFGSIDGDPAAAYRYTEARLASVAVELIDDVRKETVDFQPNFDGSAKEPVVLPGRFPNLLVNGSAGIAVGMSTNVPPHNLAEVAAGVRQLAIDPECDVRDLMRHVPGPDFPTGGFIVGRDGIRGMYSEGRGRVQVRARIMKETLGSKERLVVNELPYGVSKNKVIEQIARTVKLGRAEAISDVRDESDREGMRLVIEMKRNTDAARLISRLHRSTSLRVTFGAQLLALDGGEPRIFTLKGLLEAFRDHRLEVIRRRSRHDLEKALAEREIVEGLLAALARIDEVVRVIRSSENRKEAALRLRAALDLSETQAGAILDMRLARLTALERVQLEARLDVLRAEIDSLRELLSSEELQLEVMLDELQEVVESHGGPRRTVILDKEPEDGGELELEERLAEEDVVVTFTRKGFVRRIPMHIYRRRMASGKPLVQSYAEDHLESVFVARSLGNIVAFSEGGNCFVLPVSEVPKSSAAHRGKSVYSLVEGATRDDRLVSVMPAGDLGKDERIAVFATRQGMVKRTRLSEFANARKTGVIAIGLREGDALAEVRLSGGASELLVVSRRGRAIRFSEADVSVVGRSAQGVKAMSLDESGDAVVAMLLAHHRADLLTVTRGGWARRVPMTEFPLQKRGGLGTLLGIRGDDVAAALDGSSGRSVLLVTGGGESGTMRLDAVPIQGKRGRGRQIMRLVAGDYVERVGIASADDDEGEEGASVGGASRFGAEQAQIPDLS from the coding sequence ATGAGCCACGGAGCCTCGGCGGGCGAACGGATTCTCACCCGGCTTCTCGAGGAGGAGATGCGCGAGTCCTTCCTCGACTACTCGATGAGCGTGATCGTGCAGAGAGCGCTTCCCGACGCGCGTGACGGCCTCAAGCCGGTGCACAGACGCATCGTCTATGCGATGTACGGGCTCGGCTTGCTCCCGGAACGGCCGTACAAGAAGAGCGCCACCGTGGTCGGCGACGTCCTGGGAAAGTACCACCCGCACGGCGACTCCGCAGTGTACGACGCCCTCGTGCGCATGGCACAGGAGTTTTCGCTGCGCATCCCGCTGATCGACGGTCAAGGCAATTTCGGGTCGATCGACGGGGATCCCGCAGCCGCCTACCGCTACACCGAGGCGCGCCTGGCTTCCGTCGCCGTAGAGCTCATCGACGACGTGCGCAAGGAGACCGTCGACTTTCAGCCCAACTTCGACGGAAGCGCCAAGGAGCCCGTGGTGCTCCCAGGACGCTTCCCCAACCTTCTCGTCAACGGCTCGGCAGGTATCGCTGTGGGCATGAGCACGAACGTGCCTCCCCACAACCTGGCGGAGGTCGCAGCCGGGGTGCGTCAGCTCGCGATCGACCCCGAGTGCGACGTGCGGGACCTCATGCGCCACGTTCCGGGACCCGACTTTCCGACCGGCGGCTTCATCGTGGGTCGCGACGGGATTCGCGGGATGTACTCCGAGGGCAGGGGGCGCGTGCAGGTCAGGGCTCGGATCATGAAGGAGACGCTCGGCAGCAAGGAGCGGCTCGTGGTCAACGAACTTCCCTACGGCGTCTCCAAGAACAAGGTGATCGAGCAGATCGCCCGCACCGTCAAGCTGGGACGAGCCGAAGCCATCTCGGACGTGCGCGACGAGAGCGACCGCGAAGGCATGCGTCTCGTGATCGAGATGAAGCGCAACACCGACGCTGCGCGTCTGATCTCGCGCCTCCACCGCAGCACTAGCCTGCGGGTCACCTTCGGGGCTCAGCTTCTCGCTCTCGACGGAGGCGAGCCGAGGATCTTCACCCTGAAGGGACTGCTGGAAGCGTTCCGCGACCACCGGTTGGAGGTGATACGACGTCGTTCGCGCCACGATCTCGAAAAGGCGCTGGCCGAACGGGAGATCGTCGAGGGACTGCTGGCGGCTCTGGCTCGCATCGACGAAGTCGTGCGCGTTATCCGCTCGTCCGAGAACCGGAAGGAGGCCGCGCTCAGGTTGAGGGCGGCGCTCGATCTGAGCGAGACGCAGGCGGGAGCCATCCTCGACATGCGGCTTGCCCGGCTCACCGCGCTCGAACGCGTGCAGCTCGAGGCTCGGCTCGACGTGCTGAGGGCGGAGATCGACAGCTTGCGCGAGCTGCTCTCCTCCGAGGAGCTCCAGCTCGAGGTCATGCTCGACGAGCTGCAGGAGGTGGTCGAGAGTCACGGCGGCCCGCGGCGCACCGTCATCCTCGACAAGGAACCGGAGGACGGCGGCGAGCTCGAACTGGAGGAGCGGTTGGCGGAGGAGGACGTGGTCGTCACCTTCACCCGAAAGGGGTTCGTGCGGCGCATACCCATGCACATCTACCGCAGGCGGATGGCGTCAGGGAAGCCGCTCGTGCAGAGCTACGCCGAGGATCACCTGGAGAGCGTATTCGTGGCGCGCTCCCTGGGGAACATTGTCGCGTTCTCGGAGGGGGGAAACTGCTTCGTGCTGCCGGTCTCCGAGGTGCCGAAGTCGTCGGCGGCCCATCGCGGCAAGTCCGTTTACTCGCTGGTGGAAGGCGCGACCCGTGACGACCGTCTCGTATCGGTGATGCCAGCGGGCGACTTGGGAAAGGATGAACGGATCGCGGTCTTCGCCACCCGCCAGGGCATGGTGAAGCGCACCCGTCTCTCCGAGTTCGCGAACGCCCGCAAGACGGGAGTCATCGCCATCGGACTGCGAGAGGGAGACGCGTTGGCGGAAGTGCGGCTCTCGGGAGGGGCTTCGGAATTGCTGGTGGTTTCCCGTCGAGGCCGCGCGATACGCTTCTCCGAGGCCGACGTGAGCGTCGTGGGCAGGTCGGCGCAGGGCGTGAAGGCGATGTCGTTGGACGAATCCGGAGATGCCGTGGTCGCGATGTTGCTCGCTCACCACCGGGCCGATCTGCTGACGGTGACTCGGGGCGGGTGGGCGCGCAGGGTTCCCATGACGGAGTTCCCGCTCCAGAAAAGAGGCGGGCTCGGCACCCTCCTCGGAATCAGGGGCGACGACGTGGCGGCCGCCCTCGACGGAAGTTCGGGCCGATCGGTGCTCCTGGTGACCGGTGGCGGCGAGTCGGGAACGATGAGGCTCGATGCCGTGCCGATCCAAGGCAAGCGCGGACGTGGTCGCCAGATCATGCGACTCGTCGCGGGCGACTACGTGGAGCGGGTCGGGATCGCGAGCGCGGATGACGACGAGGGGGAGGAAGGAGCATCCGTCGGAGGCGCGAGCAGGTTTGGTGCGGAGCAGGCCCAGATACCCGACCTGAGCTAA
- a CDS encoding aminotransferase class I/II-fold pyridoxal phosphate-dependent enzyme, producing MTDGTEGPIAPGGLSLSPDHMRRLAAQATDHIIERMKALPDEAAWKGAGRAEMEALLREDPPLEGRPPEEVMERAVRDVLPVAGRVDHPRFFAFVPGGPTWPGVMGEYLAAGFNTFVGTWLGGAAPSMVELVVLDWFRQWIGYPETAGGLLTSGGSAASLDGFVAAREHAGYPRDASVYMSDQSHTALLRAARIIGVRPHLVRMVPSDGRFRMDMAELEKMVAADRAGGINPIAVCANAGTTNTGAVDPMHAIADFCEAEGIWLHADAAYGGFAVLSDAGRQALSGLERADSIAMDCHKWLFQNFEAGCVMVKDVRTLENAFAVRPEYLQDTAWGQDHPNFGDRGLQLSRSFRALKIWMSIQSFGLNAFRDAVGRGIEYARRAEAWVKSSEVLQVANPASLGAVCFRVNPRGSDLPESVLERLNIQVQSRIVSDRIAMMASTRLRGVYSLRMCIVNHTTTWEDVRATLERIERFGREAVAKDMHTSSDPELQASQWKST from the coding sequence ATGACGGACGGAACGGAAGGGCCGATCGCTCCGGGAGGCCTGAGCCTCTCTCCCGACCACATGCGCAGACTGGCGGCGCAGGCCACCGATCACATCATCGAACGCATGAAGGCGCTGCCCGACGAGGCGGCATGGAAGGGAGCCGGACGCGCCGAGATGGAAGCCCTGCTCAGAGAGGACCCCCCGCTGGAGGGTCGCCCGCCGGAAGAGGTCATGGAGCGGGCGGTACGGGACGTTCTACCTGTGGCGGGACGGGTAGACCACCCCCGTTTCTTCGCCTTCGTACCGGGCGGTCCGACCTGGCCCGGGGTGATGGGGGAGTATCTGGCGGCGGGGTTCAACACTTTCGTGGGCACGTGGCTTGGAGGGGCCGCGCCCTCCATGGTGGAGCTGGTCGTGCTGGACTGGTTCCGGCAATGGATCGGCTACCCCGAGACCGCAGGCGGCCTTCTCACCTCCGGCGGTTCCGCAGCGTCGCTCGACGGATTCGTCGCCGCTCGCGAGCACGCCGGCTACCCCAGGGACGCAAGCGTCTACATGAGCGATCAGTCCCACACCGCCCTTCTGCGGGCGGCCCGCATCATAGGCGTTAGGCCCCACCTGGTCCGCATGGTGCCAAGCGACGGGCGCTTCCGCATGGACATGGCCGAGCTGGAAAAGATGGTGGCCGCCGACCGTGCCGGGGGCATCAACCCCATCGCCGTCTGCGCCAACGCGGGCACCACCAACACCGGCGCCGTCGACCCTATGCACGCGATAGCCGATTTCTGCGAGGCCGAAGGGATCTGGCTCCACGCGGACGCCGCCTACGGAGGGTTTGCGGTTCTCTCGGACGCGGGACGACAAGCCCTGTCCGGGTTGGAGCGCGCCGACTCGATCGCCATGGACTGCCACAAGTGGCTCTTCCAGAACTTCGAGGCCGGCTGCGTCATGGTGAAGGACGTCCGCACCCTGGAGAACGCCTTCGCGGTCCGTCCCGAGTATCTCCAAGACACTGCGTGGGGGCAGGATCACCCGAATTTCGGTGACCGCGGACTCCAGCTTTCTCGGAGCTTCCGCGCCCTCAAGATATGGATGTCGATCCAGAGCTTCGGGCTCAACGCTTTCCGGGACGCGGTCGGACGCGGCATCGAGTACGCGCGCCGCGCCGAGGCCTGGGTGAAGAGTAGCGAGGTGCTCCAGGTGGCCAACCCCGCCTCCCTGGGCGCGGTCTGCTTCCGGGTCAACCCTCGGGGATCCGACCTTCCGGAATCGGTTCTTGAGCGGCTGAACATCCAGGTGCAGTCGCGAATCGTAAGCGACCGGATCGCGATGATGGCCTCGACCCGACTGCGCGGCGTCTATTCCCTCAGGATGTGCATCGTCAATCACACGACCACCTGGGAGGACGTGCGCGCGACACTGGAACGGATCGAACGATTTGGAAGGGAGGCGGTAGCCAAGGACATGCACACCAGCTCCGACCCCGAACTCCAAGCGAGCCAATGGAAATCGACCTAG
- a CDS encoding phenylacetate-CoA oxygenase subunit PaaI has translation MNPPLRRLIVGLADSKRLLGIRYSDWTIGAPSLETDISLASMAQDEWGHARLIYAMLKELDEDPDQAERDRPAAEYANIDVLDEAAADWPSLVATMVLADGALSVALKGFAEGGFELARSRVPKMLAEEEYHAPLGAAWYRRLASSERGGALLRRATEEQLPAVLAWLGTVDEERRSVVDAKVTSSPKVQLDTFAADVGPLVAECGVAIESVNPASEWDSGRGRGPGAPADEAVVRARGDLNRALFVR, from the coding sequence ATGAACCCGCCCCTCCGCCGGCTGATCGTAGGCCTCGCCGACTCGAAACGCCTTCTCGGCATCCGCTATTCGGACTGGACCATCGGGGCGCCCTCGCTCGAGACCGACATCTCGCTGGCGTCGATGGCTCAGGACGAGTGGGGACACGCCCGGCTCATTTACGCCATGCTGAAGGAGCTGGACGAGGACCCCGATCAGGCGGAGCGGGACCGCCCGGCCGCGGAGTACGCGAATATCGACGTGCTCGACGAGGCGGCGGCCGACTGGCCGAGTCTGGTGGCGACCATGGTGCTCGCGGACGGCGCGCTGAGCGTCGCGCTCAAGGGTTTCGCCGAGGGCGGGTTCGAGCTCGCCCGTTCCCGGGTTCCCAAGATGCTCGCCGAGGAAGAGTACCACGCGCCCTTGGGGGCGGCCTGGTACCGGCGTCTGGCCTCGTCCGAACGGGGCGGGGCGCTTCTCAGGAGAGCTACCGAAGAGCAGCTCCCGGCGGTTCTGGCATGGCTGGGCACGGTTGACGAGGAGCGTCGCAGTGTGGTCGATGCGAAGGTCACATCGTCACCCAAGGTGCAACTTGACACCTTCGCGGCCGACGTCGGACCTCTGGTTGCCGAGTGCGGCGTGGCGATCGAGTCCGTGAATCCCGCTTCGGAGTGGGACAGCGGGCGAGGAAGAGGTCCGGGAGCGCCTGCGGACGAGGCGGTGGTCCGAGCCCGCGGGGACCTGAATCGGGCCCTGTTCGTAAGATGA
- a CDS encoding metal-sulfur cluster assembly factor, which translates to MPAPPIPAGGGRDAWSPPREVAPAEREAAVWGALDEVLDPELPISLVELGLVYGVEVDSATVRVMITYTATGCPCMDFIREDISDRLEQEPWVDEVRIDEVWSPPWTSARITESGRAKLKSSGVGV; encoded by the coding sequence ATGCCCGCACCGCCGATCCCGGCTGGCGGCGGCAGGGACGCCTGGTCGCCGCCCCGCGAAGTCGCACCGGCGGAGCGCGAAGCGGCCGTGTGGGGAGCCTTGGACGAGGTGCTCGATCCCGAGCTGCCCATCTCTTTGGTCGAGCTGGGTCTCGTTTACGGTGTCGAGGTCGACTCGGCAACGGTGCGGGTGATGATCACCTATACCGCTACCGGCTGCCCGTGCATGGACTTCATCCGCGAGGACATCTCCGACCGGCTCGAACAGGAGCCGTGGGTCGACGAAGTGCGCATCGACGAGGTCTGGAGTCCACCGTGGACTAGCGCCCGCATCACGGAAAGCGGACGAGCCAAGCTCAAGAGCTCCGGCGTGGGCGTCTAG
- a CDS encoding phenylacetate-CoA oxygenase subunit PaaI: protein MSARIEDELIAKVQSGHILESPDEMTPGYRDALRVQLTVQADTELISAPAYWRAARHAPSTNTQVSAHAIIQDELAHANIAYRLLEDIGESKEHLVYGRQPHEFKHPYGFDQPLDNWAELVVANGFYDRAGICLLSDVHRNTSYGPLKRALVKIDAEETFHLRHGEVWMRRLSKAGGEARAMLQRAVDWMFPMTLEWFGLPDDRKRHSGQLDYRLKGLTNDQLRQTWMSSTVPLCERLGISVPAHRAVSGEYVLDYPFPCAYDPEAKRWLFGEGEISWNEVFARWKGRGPMNEAYVEAVQRSRRSVADWFDGAAAA, encoded by the coding sequence ATGTCGGCCCGCATCGAAGACGAGCTGATCGCCAAAGTGCAGAGCGGCCACATCCTGGAGTCGCCCGACGAGATGACCCCGGGATACCGCGACGCCCTCCGCGTCCAGCTCACGGTTCAGGCCGACACCGAGCTCATCAGCGCTCCCGCGTACTGGCGCGCCGCGCGCCACGCTCCTTCGACCAACACACAGGTCAGCGCTCACGCCATCATCCAGGACGAACTGGCGCACGCGAACATCGCCTACCGGCTTCTGGAAGACATCGGCGAGTCCAAGGAGCACCTCGTCTACGGCAGGCAACCTCACGAGTTCAAGCACCCCTACGGATTCGACCAGCCCCTCGACAACTGGGCGGAGCTCGTCGTAGCGAACGGCTTCTACGACCGCGCCGGCATCTGCCTCCTTTCGGACGTGCACCGGAACACCTCTTACGGACCCCTCAAGCGCGCCCTAGTGAAGATCGACGCTGAGGAAACCTTCCATCTTCGCCACGGCGAGGTGTGGATGCGCAGACTTTCCAAGGCGGGTGGCGAGGCGAGGGCCATGCTTCAGCGCGCCGTCGACTGGATGTTCCCGATGACGCTCGAGTGGTTCGGATTGCCCGACGACCGGAAGCGCCACTCCGGCCAGCTCGACTACCGGCTCAAGGGCCTCACCAACGACCAGCTTCGACAGACTTGGATGAGCTCCACCGTTCCGCTCTGCGAGCGTCTCGGCATTTCGGTCCCCGCGCACCGAGCGGTGAGCGGCGAGTACGTGCTCGACTACCCTTTCCCTTGCGCCTACGACCCCGAGGCCAAACGCTGGCTGTTCGGCGAGGGCGAGATCTCCTGGAACGAAGTCTTCGCTCGCTGGAAGGGTCGCGGACCGATGAACGAGGCCTACGTCGAAGCCGTGCAGAGATCGCGGAGGAGCGTTGCGGACTGGTTCGACGGAGCCGCTGCGGCGTGA
- a CDS encoding metal-sulfur cluster assembly factor — protein MPATEKEIRKALRKVKDPELGLDLVVLGLIYDIEIAEAKVDATISLTSPFCPVAGQIADEVKAAIEGVDGVDEASVEITFDPPWTPERINPLIRASIGL, from the coding sequence ATGCCCGCCACAGAGAAGGAAATTCGCAAGGCCCTGCGCAAGGTGAAGGACCCGGAGCTCGGTCTCGACCTCGTGGTTCTCGGTCTCATTTACGACATCGAAATCGCCGAAGCAAAGGTGGACGCCACCATCTCGCTGACCTCGCCCTTCTGCCCGGTCGCCGGCCAGATAGCGGACGAAGTCAAGGCAGCCATCGAGGGCGTGGACGGCGTCGATGAAGCCAGCGTCGAGATAACCTTCGATCCACCCTGGACGCCCGAGCGGATCAACCCGCTAATCCGCGCATCCATCGGACTCTGA